One genomic segment of Streptomyces sp. RKND-216 includes these proteins:
- a CDS encoding DUF5955 family protein, with amino-acid sequence MRSETVTQSAPAAAGALRAAVDRVSRELAAHPARLSDRGAAEEELGRLRVLAAGEPPDVARLRGSLLLVAAALGSVSALAAALEELRRAVDAFGSGTRPPRSGAG; translated from the coding sequence GTGCGAAGTGAGACCGTGACGCAGTCGGCGCCCGCAGCCGCGGGTGCGCTCCGTGCGGCCGTGGACCGCGTGAGCCGGGAGCTCGCCGCCCACCCCGCCCGGCTTTCCGACCGGGGGGCCGCCGAGGAGGAACTCGGCCGCCTCCGCGTCCTGGCGGCCGGTGAGCCGCCCGACGTCGCCCGCTTGCGCGGTTCGCTGCTCCTCGTCGCCGCCGCCCTCGGCTCGGTCAGCGCCCTCGCCGCCGCGCTGGAGGAACTCCGTCGGGCCGTCGATGCCTTCGGCTCCGGCACCCGTCCCCCTCGCTCCGGCGCCGGGTAG
- the aceB gene encoding malate synthase A, with the protein MSAPAPSQPARVDAEHVARQEEVLTDEALAFVAELHRRFTPRRDALLAAREERRAEIARTTTLDFLPETAHVREGDWRVADCPAALQDRRVEITGPTDRRMTVNALNSGARVWLADFEDASAPTWENVIGGQLNLTDAYERRIDFTDERGKAYALRPAEELATVVMRPRGWHLDERHLTVEGRPVPGALVDFGLYFLRNAQRLLDLGKGPYFYLPKTESHLEARLWNEVFVFAQDWCGIPHGTVRATVLIETITAAYEMDEILYELRDHASGLNAGRWDYLFSLVKNFRDGGERFVLPDRNAVTMTAPFMRAYTELLVRTCHKRGAHAIGGMAAFIPNRRDPEANEKALEKVRSDKDREAGDGFDGSWVAHPDLVPVAQTSFDAVLGDRPHQKDRLREDVDVKAADLLAVDSLEARPTREGLRNAVQVGTRYIEAWLRGLGAVAIFGLMEDAATAEISRSQIWQWVNAGVVLDTGERVTPELVREIAAEDLAAIRDEAGEEAFAAGRWQQAHDLLLRVSLDEDYTAFLTLPAYELLD; encoded by the coding sequence ATGTCCGCACCAGCGCCGTCCCAGCCGGCCCGCGTCGACGCCGAGCACGTCGCACGTCAGGAGGAGGTCCTGACGGACGAGGCGCTCGCCTTCGTGGCCGAGCTGCACCGCCGGTTCACCCCGCGCAGGGACGCACTGCTGGCCGCACGCGAAGAACGGCGGGCGGAGATCGCCCGCACCACGACGCTGGACTTCCTACCGGAGACCGCCCACGTCCGCGAGGGCGACTGGCGGGTCGCCGACTGCCCGGCGGCTCTGCAGGACCGGCGGGTGGAGATCACCGGTCCGACCGACCGCAGGATGACGGTCAACGCGCTCAACTCGGGAGCCCGGGTCTGGCTGGCCGACTTCGAGGACGCCTCCGCCCCCACCTGGGAGAACGTCATCGGCGGGCAGCTCAACCTGACCGACGCGTACGAGCGCCGCATCGACTTCACCGACGAGCGCGGGAAGGCGTACGCGCTGCGCCCGGCGGAGGAGCTGGCGACCGTGGTGATGCGGCCGCGGGGCTGGCACCTCGACGAACGGCACCTCACCGTCGAGGGACGGCCCGTACCGGGCGCCCTGGTCGACTTCGGCCTGTACTTCCTGCGCAACGCCCAGCGGCTGCTCGACCTCGGCAAGGGCCCGTACTTCTACCTGCCCAAGACCGAGTCGCACCTCGAGGCCCGCCTGTGGAACGAGGTCTTCGTCTTCGCCCAGGACTGGTGCGGCATCCCGCACGGAACCGTCCGGGCCACGGTGCTCATCGAGACGATCACCGCCGCGTACGAGATGGACGAGATCCTCTACGAGCTGCGCGACCACGCCTCGGGGCTCAACGCGGGCCGCTGGGACTACCTGTTCTCCCTCGTGAAGAACTTCCGCGACGGCGGCGAGCGGTTCGTCCTCCCCGACCGGAACGCGGTGACGATGACCGCACCCTTCATGCGGGCCTACACCGAGCTGCTCGTGCGCACCTGCCACAAGCGGGGCGCGCACGCCATCGGGGGCATGGCCGCGTTCATCCCGAACCGCCGCGACCCGGAGGCGAACGAGAAGGCCCTGGAGAAGGTCCGCAGCGACAAGGACCGCGAGGCGGGCGACGGCTTCGACGGCTCCTGGGTCGCCCACCCGGACCTGGTGCCGGTCGCGCAGACCTCGTTCGACGCGGTCCTCGGCGACCGTCCGCACCAGAAGGACCGGTTGCGCGAGGACGTCGACGTGAAGGCCGCCGACCTCCTCGCCGTCGACTCCCTCGAAGCCCGTCCGACCCGCGAGGGCCTGCGCAACGCAGTACAGGTCGGCACCCGCTACATCGAGGCGTGGCTGCGCGGGCTGGGAGCGGTGGCGATCTTCGGGCTGATGGAGGACGCCGCCACGGCCGAGATCTCACGCTCGCAGATCTGGCAGTGGGTGAACGCGGGCGTGGTGCTCGACACCGGCGAGCGGGTCACCCCGGAGCTGGTGCGCGAGATCGCCGCGGAGGACCTGGCCGCGATCCGGGACGAAGCCGGCGAGGAGGCATTCGCCGCCGGACGCTGGCAGCAGGCCCACGACCTGCTGCTCCGGGTCTCCCTGGACGAGGACTACACCGCCTTCCTCACCCTCCCGGCCTACGAGCTGCTGGACTGA
- the allB gene encoding allantoinase AllB, whose product MADVRLVLRSTRVITPEGARAASVAVGQDGRIDAVLPHDAPVPDGARLVELGDDALLPGLVDTHVHVNDPGRSAWEGFYTATRAAAAGGVTTLLDMPLNSLPPTTTVDHLRIKQDVAREKAHIDTGFWGGAVPGNVAALKPLHEAGVFGFKCFLSPSGVEEFPELDPEQLQAALTEIASFDGLLIVHAEDPGRLTAAPQRAGGRYADFLASRPREAEHDAIALLIDLARRLDARVHVLHLSSADALPMIADARRDGVRLTVETCPHFLTLTAEEVPDGATEFKCCPPIRERANQDALWQGLADGLLDCVVSDHSPCTTDLKTPDFADAWGGISSLQLGLPAVWTAARERGHSLEDVVRWMSAGPARLAGLAHKGAVAPGHDADFAVLAPEETFTVDPAALHHRNQVTAYAGRTLHGVVRSSWLRGEQITDHSRPLDRTGRLIARPTAHRAG is encoded by the coding sequence GTGGCCGACGTCCGGCTGGTGCTGCGTTCGACCCGTGTGATCACCCCGGAGGGCGCCCGGGCGGCGTCCGTGGCCGTCGGGCAGGACGGCCGGATCGACGCCGTTCTGCCCCACGACGCCCCGGTGCCCGACGGCGCGCGCCTCGTCGAACTGGGCGACGACGCCCTGCTGCCCGGCCTGGTGGACACCCACGTGCACGTCAACGACCCCGGCCGCAGCGCGTGGGAGGGCTTCTACACCGCCACCCGCGCCGCCGCCGCGGGCGGTGTCACCACGCTCCTGGACATGCCGCTCAACTCGCTGCCGCCGACCACCACCGTCGACCACCTGCGCATCAAGCAGGACGTCGCCCGCGAGAAGGCGCACATCGACACCGGCTTCTGGGGCGGCGCCGTGCCCGGCAACGTCGCCGCCCTGAAGCCGCTGCACGAGGCGGGCGTGTTCGGCTTCAAGTGCTTCCTGTCCCCCTCCGGCGTCGAGGAGTTCCCCGAGCTGGACCCGGAGCAGCTTCAGGCCGCGCTCACCGAGATCGCCTCCTTCGACGGCCTGCTCATCGTGCACGCCGAGGACCCCGGACGGCTCACCGCCGCCCCGCAGCGCGCCGGCGGCCGCTACGCCGACTTCCTCGCCTCCCGGCCCCGCGAGGCCGAGCACGACGCCATCGCCCTGCTCATCGACCTCGCGCGCCGCCTGGACGCCCGCGTCCACGTCCTGCACCTGTCCTCCGCCGACGCCCTCCCGATGATCGCGGACGCCCGCCGCGACGGCGTACGGCTGACCGTCGAGACCTGCCCGCACTTCCTCACCCTGACCGCGGAGGAGGTTCCCGACGGCGCAACCGAGTTCAAGTGCTGCCCGCCCATCCGGGAGCGCGCCAACCAGGACGCCCTCTGGCAGGGCCTCGCCGACGGCCTCCTCGACTGCGTGGTGTCCGACCACTCGCCCTGCACCACCGACCTCAAGACCCCCGACTTCGCCGACGCCTGGGGAGGCATCTCCTCCCTCCAGCTCGGCCTGCCCGCCGTGTGGACCGCCGCTCGGGAGCGCGGCCACTCCCTGGAGGACGTCGTGCGGTGGATGTCCGCCGGGCCCGCACGGCTCGCCGGCCTCGCTCACAAAGGCGCCGTCGCCCCCGGCCACGACGCCGACTTCGCCGTCCTCGCCCCCGAGGAGACGTTCACCGTCGACCCCGCCGCGCTGCACCACCGCAACCAGGTCACTGCCTACGCCGGACGCACCCTGCACGGCGTGGTCCGGTCCAGCTGGCTGCGCGGCGAACAGATCACCGACCACTCCCGGCCCCTGGACAGGACCGGGCGGCTCATCGCCCGTCCGACCGCCCACCGGGCCGGCTGA
- a CDS encoding IclR family transcriptional regulator: MPSSAERKPANPSAPASSGGVQSLERAFDLLERMADAGGEVGLSELSGSSGLPLPTIHRLMRTLVACGYVRQQPNRRYALGPRLIRLGESASRLLGTWARPHLARLVEETGETANMALLDGDEVVYVAQVPSRHSMRMFTEVGRRVLPHSTGVGKALLADAPPEEVRALLARTGMPAATEKTLTTPEAFLEALVDVRECGYATDDNEQEIGVRCIAVTVPDAPTPAAISISGPAGRVTEAATDTFVPLLREVARDLSTALATTTNGG; this comes from the coding sequence GTGCCGTCGTCCGCCGAGCGCAAACCCGCCAACCCGTCCGCCCCCGCCTCGAGTGGCGGGGTGCAGTCCCTGGAGCGCGCCTTCGACCTGCTGGAGCGGATGGCCGACGCCGGCGGCGAGGTCGGGCTGAGCGAACTGTCCGGCAGCAGCGGTCTGCCGCTCCCGACGATCCACAGGTTGATGCGCACCCTCGTCGCCTGCGGCTACGTGCGGCAGCAGCCCAACCGCCGGTACGCGCTCGGGCCCCGGCTGATACGACTCGGCGAGAGCGCCTCCCGGCTGCTGGGCACCTGGGCACGCCCCCACCTGGCCCGCCTCGTCGAGGAGACCGGAGAGACGGCGAACATGGCACTGCTGGACGGCGACGAGGTCGTCTACGTCGCCCAGGTGCCCTCCCGGCACTCGATGCGGATGTTCACCGAGGTCGGGCGGCGCGTGCTGCCGCACTCCACCGGCGTCGGCAAGGCGCTGCTGGCCGACGCACCACCGGAGGAGGTGCGGGCACTGCTCGCCCGCACCGGCATGCCGGCCGCCACCGAGAAGACCCTCACCACACCCGAGGCGTTCCTCGAGGCGCTGGTCGACGTGCGGGAGTGCGGGTACGCCACGGACGACAACGAGCAGGAGATCGGGGTGCGGTGCATCGCGGTGACAGTCCCGGACGCACCGACGCCCGCGGCGATCTCCATCTCCGGGCCCGCGGGCCGGGTGACGGAGGCGGCGACGGACACCTTCGTACCCCTGCTCCGGGAGGTGGCCCGGGACCTGTCCACCGCACTGGCCACCACGACGAACGGCGGCTAG
- a CDS encoding SpoIIE family protein phosphatase has product MDARGAPPGGGPPPVPWPAGPEEALALNHTGSFDWDLDRGVVHMDPSALALFGVAPEEFDGDPSILTARVPAAEAARLDLLVAQALKGGRSSYGAYFRMNAQHGTQRWTHTQGAILRTPDGRPYRIVGILRDATEELSQSTERLTLDAERSLHTDVVDATTAGLAHARTVREVLDALGTSRGLDQLGVISVVVGLVQEGRMQLYGEGELSGMLPMSRRRLDEPLPLPEAVRTLTPRYIASREEFARRYPPLWSWAKELGWSAAAFLPLIAQGEALGAIGLVYRDKYSFTSEERTLLTALTSSIAQSLERARLFEQEHELAEGLQRAMLPHSLPSIPGVHAEVRYRAAQQGRDIGGDWYDVIPLPGGRVAAVVGDVQGHDTDAAAVMGQLRIVLRAYAAEGHSAPTVMARASSFLHDLDSDRFATCLYVEADPSTGWLRIVRAGHPLPLLRRSDGRCRPFPVMGALPLGLSTQFGQPKYPVTTMELEHGETLVLFTDGLVEQPGGDVEQGIEDLAEAVRTGPSEIAKLADRLCEVPEAWNGTDDLALVLLHREVSAPTRPARRLHQHVAPRDPESLATVRHMVHAAALSWGAGDRADDLSLVTDELVTNALLHSGGGAVVTVHPLSGAQRRVRVEVTDRSSTVPQVMHPGASSISGRGLLLVDHLADVWGVEARGTGKAIWCEFVADGR; this is encoded by the coding sequence ATGGACGCTCGAGGGGCGCCGCCGGGCGGCGGGCCGCCGCCCGTGCCGTGGCCCGCCGGGCCCGAAGAGGCCCTCGCCCTGAACCACACCGGTTCCTTCGACTGGGACCTGGACCGGGGAGTCGTGCACATGGACCCCTCGGCGCTGGCGCTGTTCGGGGTGGCGCCGGAGGAGTTCGACGGCGATCCGTCGATCCTCACCGCCCGCGTCCCGGCCGCGGAGGCGGCCCGTCTCGACCTGCTCGTCGCCCAGGCCCTGAAGGGCGGCCGCTCCTCCTACGGCGCGTACTTCCGGATGAACGCGCAGCACGGCACTCAGCGCTGGACCCACACCCAGGGCGCGATCCTGCGCACCCCCGACGGCCGTCCGTACCGGATCGTCGGCATCCTGCGCGACGCCACCGAGGAGCTCAGCCAGTCCACCGAACGTCTCACCCTGGACGCCGAGCGCTCGCTGCACACCGACGTGGTCGACGCGACCACGGCGGGGCTGGCGCACGCCCGTACGGTCCGCGAGGTGCTGGACGCCCTCGGCACTTCCCGCGGCCTGGACCAGCTCGGGGTGATCAGCGTCGTGGTGGGGCTGGTGCAGGAGGGACGGATGCAGCTGTACGGCGAGGGCGAGCTGAGCGGCATGCTGCCGATGAGCCGGCGGCGACTGGACGAGCCGCTGCCGCTGCCGGAGGCCGTACGCACCCTGACCCCGCGCTACATCGCCTCCCGCGAGGAGTTCGCCCGGCGCTACCCGCCGCTGTGGTCGTGGGCGAAGGAGCTGGGCTGGAGCGCGGCCGCGTTCCTGCCCCTGATCGCCCAGGGCGAGGCGCTCGGCGCCATCGGGCTGGTCTACCGCGACAAGTACTCCTTCACCAGCGAGGAGCGGACCCTGCTCACCGCGCTGACCAGCAGCATCGCCCAGAGCCTGGAACGCGCCCGGCTGTTCGAGCAGGAACACGAACTGGCCGAGGGGCTGCAGCGCGCGATGCTGCCGCACTCGCTGCCCAGCATCCCCGGTGTGCATGCCGAGGTCCGCTACCGCGCGGCCCAGCAGGGCCGGGACATCGGCGGTGACTGGTACGACGTGATCCCGCTGCCCGGAGGCAGGGTCGCCGCCGTGGTCGGCGACGTGCAGGGCCACGACACCGACGCGGCGGCCGTGATGGGACAGCTGCGCATCGTGCTCCGGGCCTACGCGGCCGAGGGCCACTCGGCGCCCACGGTGATGGCCCGCGCCTCGTCGTTCCTGCACGACCTGGATTCCGACCGGTTCGCGACCTGCCTGTACGTGGAGGCGGACCCCTCGACGGGCTGGCTGCGGATCGTCCGGGCCGGGCACCCGCTGCCGCTGCTGCGCCGGTCCGACGGGCGCTGCCGCCCCTTCCCCGTGATGGGGGCGCTGCCGCTGGGGCTGTCCACCCAGTTCGGGCAGCCGAAGTACCCGGTGACGACGATGGAGCTGGAGCACGGCGAGACGCTGGTGCTGTTCACCGACGGCCTGGTGGAGCAGCCCGGCGGCGACGTGGAGCAGGGCATAGAGGACCTCGCGGAGGCGGTGCGCACCGGCCCGTCCGAGATCGCGAAGCTCGCGGACCGGCTGTGCGAGGTGCCTGAGGCGTGGAACGGCACCGACGACCTGGCGCTGGTGCTGCTGCACCGCGAGGTCTCCGCCCCCACGCGGCCCGCCCGGCGGCTGCACCAGCACGTCGCTCCGCGCGACCCGGAGTCGCTGGCCACGGTCCGGCACATGGTGCACGCCGCGGCGCTGTCCTGGGGAGCCGGCGACCGGGCGGACGACCTGTCGCTGGTCACCGACGAACTGGTCACCAACGCGCTGCTGCACAGCGGCGGCGGGGCAGTGGTGACGGTGCACCCGCTCTCCGGGGCGCAGCGGCGCGTCCGGGTCGAGGTGACGGACCGCTCCAGCACGGTGCCGCAGGTGATGCACCCGGGCGCGTCCAGCATCTCCGGCCGGGGCCTGCTGCTGGTGGACCATCTCGCCGACGTGTGGGGCGTGGAGGCGCGCGGCACGGGCAAGGCGATCTGGTGCGAGTTCGTCGCCGACGGCCGGTGA
- a CDS encoding nucleobase:cation symporter-2 family protein has translation MPPLKLLTTGLQHVAAMYAGVVAPPLVVGVAVGLTPTELTFLMGASLFTAGIATLLQTLGIWRIGARLPFVNGVTFAGVAPMLAIVGSEAKEDALPVIFGAVMVAGAVGFLLAPYFSKLVRFFPPVVTGTVITLIGISLLPVSFDWAQGGDPEAADFGSARNLAMAAATLAIVLVLRRFTRGFVKQIAVLIGLVAGTLLAIPLGLTDFAALGAADVVGFPTPFHFGAPQFSLAAILSLCIVMIVSMTESTADMLALGEIVDRPADERTIAAGLRADTLGSFVSPFFNGFTCSAFAQNIGLVAMTRIRSRFVVAAGGGILVLMGLCPVAAALIATVPLPVLGGAGVVLFGSVAASGIQTLVKGGLEKDNNVVIVAVSLAVGIIPITAEGFYHAFPESARIVLDSGISTGCIAAIVLNLLFNHFGGRRDEETVAHPMEPGADPTGAAAVPSARAAEGDGPAATEASRAGG, from the coding sequence CTGCCTCCCCTCAAACTCCTCACCACCGGACTCCAGCACGTCGCCGCCATGTACGCCGGAGTGGTCGCCCCGCCGCTCGTCGTCGGCGTCGCCGTTGGACTCACACCCACCGAACTGACCTTCCTGATGGGGGCCAGCCTCTTCACCGCCGGCATAGCCACCCTGCTGCAGACGCTCGGCATCTGGCGCATCGGCGCCCGGCTGCCCTTCGTCAACGGCGTCACCTTCGCCGGCGTCGCCCCCATGCTGGCCATCGTCGGCAGCGAGGCGAAGGAGGACGCCCTTCCGGTGATCTTCGGGGCGGTGATGGTCGCCGGTGCCGTCGGCTTCCTCCTCGCGCCCTACTTCAGCAAGCTGGTCCGTTTCTTCCCGCCCGTCGTCACCGGCACCGTCATCACCCTCATCGGCATCTCGCTGCTTCCGGTGTCCTTCGACTGGGCGCAGGGCGGCGACCCCGAGGCCGCCGACTTCGGCTCCGCACGCAACCTGGCGATGGCCGCCGCCACGCTGGCGATCGTGTTGGTGCTGCGCCGCTTCACCCGCGGCTTCGTGAAGCAGATCGCGGTGCTGATCGGTCTGGTCGCCGGGACGCTGCTCGCGATTCCGCTCGGGCTCACCGACTTCGCCGCCCTGGGCGCGGCCGACGTCGTCGGCTTCCCGACGCCCTTCCACTTCGGCGCCCCGCAGTTCTCCCTCGCGGCCATCCTCTCCCTGTGCATCGTCATGATCGTCTCCATGACCGAGTCCACGGCGGACATGCTCGCCCTCGGCGAGATCGTGGACCGGCCGGCGGACGAACGCACCATCGCCGCCGGGCTGCGCGCCGACACCCTGGGGTCGTTCGTCAGCCCCTTCTTCAACGGCTTCACGTGCAGCGCCTTCGCCCAGAACATCGGGCTGGTCGCCATGACCCGCATCCGCAGCCGCTTCGTCGTCGCGGCCGGCGGCGGCATCCTCGTGCTGATGGGTCTGTGTCCCGTCGCCGCCGCCCTCATCGCCACCGTTCCCCTGCCGGTGCTCGGCGGAGCCGGTGTGGTGCTCTTCGGATCGGTCGCCGCCAGCGGCATCCAGACGCTGGTGAAGGGCGGGCTGGAGAAGGACAACAACGTCGTGATCGTCGCCGTCTCGCTGGCCGTCGGCATCATCCCCATCACCGCCGAGGGCTTCTACCACGCTTTCCCGGAGAGCGCGCGCATCGTGCTGGACTCGGGCATCTCCACCGGCTGCATCGCCGCCATCGTGCTCAACCTGCTCTTCAACCACTTCGGCGGACGCCGGGACGAGGAGACCGTCGCCCACCCCATGGAGCCGGGCGCCGACCCGACCGGCGCGGCCGCCGTCCCGTCGGCGCGAGCCGCCGAAGGGGACGGCCCCGCCGCCACGGAGGCGTCCCGGGCCGGCGGCTGA
- a CDS encoding arylsulfatase gives MKKEPDPVHATRRRFIAGSAAALGLAGTTVAVTALAGEGRAKPAARPEPRRPNVIVVLADDLGYGELGSYGQDLILTPRLDELAAEGLRFTSAYAAAPVCAPSRCSMLTGLHVGHAAVRTNPLGGPQGSLGDEDTTFAELLRDQGYRTACIGKWGFGPEEPDQPSHPNNRGFDEFYGYIGHHHAHDFHPAALWENGRRVPVPGNVAGRRGTYAPDLFRDRALEFIQDQADRQQRARRPDEGQDSGTGSGAGATERPFLLYFAPNVPHAPSRRLEQAGYASRPWTKANKGHAAQVSHLDTTVGAMVDLLRARGIADDTVILVTSDNGPHEEGRVDPARFDAASSLRGVKRNLYEGGIRVPLLAWGPGRVAAGTETSRQTPLTDVLPTLTELAGARTPDHVDGLSLAGLVGGVHAPGDHRHLYWYRNDPFATPTSQAADGGRGLQTCEAVRRGDWKAVRFAPGRDRTVPDHRWDVELYNLRDDPGERHDVAAEHPETVARLVNLMHGSWTEPEPLRA, from the coding sequence GTGAAGAAGGAGCCCGACCCCGTGCACGCCACCCGACGCCGCTTCATCGCCGGATCGGCCGCCGCTCTCGGTCTCGCCGGAACCACCGTGGCCGTGACCGCACTGGCCGGAGAGGGCCGCGCGAAGCCCGCCGCGCGCCCCGAGCCCCGTCGGCCCAACGTCATCGTCGTCCTCGCCGACGACCTCGGCTACGGCGAGCTCGGCTCCTACGGCCAGGATCTCATCCTCACTCCGCGACTGGACGAACTCGCCGCCGAAGGGCTCCGCTTCACCAGCGCCTACGCCGCTGCGCCGGTGTGCGCGCCGTCCCGCTGCTCGATGCTCACCGGCCTGCACGTCGGTCACGCCGCCGTCCGCACCAATCCGCTCGGAGGGCCGCAGGGCTCGCTCGGGGACGAGGACACCACCTTCGCCGAACTCCTCCGCGACCAGGGCTACCGCACCGCCTGCATCGGCAAGTGGGGTTTCGGACCCGAGGAGCCCGACCAGCCCAGCCACCCCAACAACCGCGGCTTCGACGAGTTCTACGGCTACATCGGCCACCACCACGCACACGACTTCCACCCGGCGGCGCTGTGGGAGAACGGCAGGCGCGTCCCGGTCCCCGGCAACGTCGCCGGCCGGCGCGGCACCTACGCCCCCGACCTGTTCCGGGACCGCGCCCTGGAGTTCATCCAGGACCAGGCCGACCGGCAGCAGCGGGCCCGCCGCCCGGACGAGGGGCAGGACTCCGGCACGGGGAGCGGCGCAGGCGCGACGGAACGCCCCTTTCTGCTCTACTTCGCGCCGAACGTCCCCCACGCCCCGAGTCGCCGGCTGGAACAGGCCGGCTACGCCTCCCGCCCCTGGACCAAGGCCAACAAGGGCCACGCCGCGCAGGTGAGCCACCTCGACACCACCGTCGGCGCCATGGTGGATTTGCTGCGGGCCCGCGGCATCGCCGACGACACCGTCATCCTGGTCACCAGTGACAACGGGCCGCACGAGGAGGGTCGAGTCGACCCGGCCCGGTTCGACGCCGCCTCCTCCCTGCGCGGCGTCAAGCGCAACCTGTACGAGGGCGGCATCCGCGTACCCCTCCTCGCCTGGGGCCCGGGCCGGGTCGCCGCCGGCACCGAGACCTCACGGCAGACGCCGCTGACCGACGTGCTGCCCACCCTCACCGAACTCGCCGGGGCCCGCACGCCGGACCACGTCGACGGGCTCTCCCTGGCCGGTCTGGTCGGCGGCGTCCACGCGCCCGGCGACCACCGGCACCTGTACTGGTACCGCAACGACCCGTTCGCCACCCCCACCTCGCAGGCCGCGGACGGCGGTCGGGGGCTCCAGACGTGCGAGGCCGTACGGCGCGGCGACTGGAAGGCCGTGCGGTTCGCGCCCGGCCGGGACCGTACCGTGCCGGACCACCGGTGGGACGTCGAGCTCTACAACCTGCGCGACGACCCCGGTGAGCGGCACGACGTCGCGGCCGAGCACCCCGAGACCGTCGCGCGGCTGGTGAACCTGATGCACGGGTCCTGGACCGAGCCGGAGCCGCTGCGCGCCTGA
- a CDS encoding nucleotidyltransferase family protein: protein MNDRTDQAIDQDRKIAALLLAAGGGRRLGGHPKALLSHHGRPLVEHAVRTLRDGGCTPDVRVVLGAAADDVRGTADLSGCVLLENPEWEAGMGTSLRTGLDALTGSGAAAALVFLVDQPGVGPQAVARVRAAYRSPATLAAAAYGGRRGHPVLLGADHWAGVAAAASGDRGARGYLTRHEEELRLVECGDVADPADIDTPEDLSRLSP, encoded by the coding sequence ATGAACGACCGCACCGACCAGGCCATCGACCAAGACAGGAAGATCGCCGCCCTGCTGCTCGCAGCCGGGGGCGGACGCCGCCTGGGTGGGCACCCCAAGGCACTCCTCTCGCACCACGGCCGCCCCCTCGTCGAACACGCGGTCCGCACGCTGCGGGACGGCGGCTGCACACCGGACGTGCGCGTGGTGCTCGGCGCAGCAGCGGACGACGTGCGGGGGACCGCGGACCTGTCCGGATGCGTACTACTGGAGAACCCGGAGTGGGAGGCCGGCATGGGCACCTCGCTGCGCACCGGTCTCGACGCACTGACGGGTTCGGGCGCCGCCGCGGCCCTGGTGTTCCTGGTGGACCAGCCGGGCGTCGGGCCCCAGGCGGTGGCCCGGGTCCGCGCGGCGTACCGCTCCCCCGCCACGCTCGCCGCCGCCGCGTACGGCGGGCGGCGCGGCCATCCGGTGCTGCTGGGCGCAGACCACTGGGCCGGGGTCGCGGCAGCGGCCTCGGGTGACCGGGGCGCACGGGGGTACCTGACGCGGCACGAGGAGGAACTGCGTCTCGTGGAGTGCGGCGACGTCGCGGACCCGGCCGACATCGACACCCCGGAGGACCTTTCCCGGCTCTCGCCCTGA
- the alc gene encoding allantoicase: MSAATPAIPRHTGDANPYPGGDPYADYRDADLPFTHLADLADRRLGAGVVAANDEFFAERENLLTPEPAEFDPERFGHKGKIMDGWETRRRRGTGADTPHPEADDHDWALVRLGAPGVIRGVIVDTAHFRGNYPRAVSVQAASVPGAPSPADLLGPDVKWTEIVPRTEIGGHAANGFEVTAEQRFTHVRLVQHPDGGVARLRVHGEVVPDPAWLAALGTFDVVAQENGGAVEDASDRFYSPPAHTIQPGRSRKMDDGWETRRRRDRGNDWIRYALTEQAVIRAVEIDTGYLKGNAAGWAALVGRDGEDGAWRELLPRTRLQPDSVHRFLLDDAPAVTHVRLDIFPDGGIARLRLHGSLTEEGAGRLGRRHRELGG, encoded by the coding sequence ATGAGCGCGGCGACCCCCGCGATCCCCCGCCACACCGGCGACGCGAACCCGTACCCCGGCGGCGACCCGTACGCTGACTACCGCGACGCCGACCTGCCCTTCACCCACCTCGCCGACCTGGCCGACCGGCGGCTGGGCGCCGGCGTCGTCGCCGCCAACGACGAGTTCTTCGCCGAGCGGGAGAACCTCCTCACGCCGGAACCGGCCGAGTTCGACCCCGAGCGTTTCGGCCACAAGGGCAAGATCATGGACGGCTGGGAGACCCGCCGCCGCCGCGGCACCGGCGCGGACACCCCCCACCCGGAGGCGGACGACCACGACTGGGCCCTGGTCCGCCTCGGCGCCCCGGGCGTCATCCGCGGCGTCATCGTCGACACCGCCCACTTCCGCGGCAACTACCCGCGCGCCGTCTCCGTCCAGGCCGCGTCCGTCCCCGGGGCCCCGTCGCCCGCGGACCTCCTCGGTCCCGACGTGAAGTGGACCGAGATCGTGCCCCGCACCGAGATCGGCGGCCACGCCGCGAACGGCTTCGAGGTCACCGCCGAACAGCGCTTCACCCACGTGCGCCTGGTGCAGCACCCCGACGGCGGCGTCGCCCGGCTGCGGGTGCACGGCGAGGTCGTCCCCGACCCGGCGTGGCTCGCGGCGCTCGGCACCTTCGACGTCGTCGCGCAGGAGAACGGCGGCGCCGTCGAGGACGCCTCCGACCGCTTCTACTCCCCGCCCGCCCACACCATCCAGCCCGGCCGCAGCCGGAAGATGGACGACGGCTGGGAGACGCGCCGCCGTCGCGACCGGGGCAACGACTGGATCCGCTACGCGCTGACCGAGCAGGCCGTGATCCGCGCCGTCGAGATCGACACCGGCTACCTCAAGGGCAACGCCGCCGGCTGGGCCGCGCTCGTCGGCCGTGACGGCGAGGACGGCGCGTGGCGCGAGCTGCTGCCCCGTACCCGGCTCCAGCCCGACAGCGTGCACCGCTTCCTGCTCGACGACGCCCCCGCCGTGACGCACGTGCGGCTGGACATCTTTCCCGACGGCGGCATCGCGCGGCTCCGGCTGCACGGTTCCCTCACCGAAGAGGGCGCGGGGCGCCTGGGCCGGCGCCACCGTGAACTCGGCGGCTGA